The Streptomyces sp. NBC_01276 genome contains the following window.
CTCGGCGCCACTGCCCGGAATCCCCGCGATCGTCTCCGTCGGCGGGGTGAACTCCCGGATGACGATCCGGGTCACCGTCTCCGGATACGACTTGACCGTGTCCTTGTCGGACCGCGCCTCGTCCGGATCCGGCGGGATGGGCGGGCCGGTCAGATGGTTCGCCAGCACCGGCCGGTCCTCCGGCTTGCGGCCGCCGTCAATCCACTTCTCGTAGTCGTCCTGGTAGGCCGCCGCATCGATCGGCTGCCTGTTCAGCACCTGGAAGTTGACGAGGTGGACGTGCATCGGGTGGGCGTCGTGATTGGGATTGATGTACTCCCAGATCTCGGTCGAGCCCGCCTCGATGAAGTCCTGGGACGGCTCCATGAAGGGCACCGCGTTGAACGTCATGGTGCTGAAGAGTTTGTGCTGGTAGAGGACCCATTCCCGCCTACGGGTGTGGGGTTTAACCTCGATCCTTTCGACCTCCGGCAGCGCGAGTTCCCTGGGCGGCGTCGTCCTGTCCGCACCTCCGGACGGCGGTTTGACGACATGGAATTCCATGACGTCCGTGATGTCCGGGCCGTCGCCGCCGGGGAAGTGCACCGGGGCGTTGTAGTTCATCAGTTTGACCTTCGTGCCCACCGGCATCCGGCTGAAGTCGACGATCAGGTCGTACCTCTCGGCGGGCGAGATCAGGAAGTTCAGCATCTGCAGCGGAGCGCGGAAACCGCCGTCGGTGCCGATCAGCCAGAACGGCAGCGTCGGCTGCGGCAGCACGTCCCTGGGCACGCTGAACATGAGCCGCCAGAAACGCTCGTTCGAGGCGTTGAGCACGCGCAGCCGGTAGCGCCGCTGCTCGACGGCCAGGAAGGGGTACGCCTTCCCGTTGACGACCGGGGTGTCCTCGCCCTGCTGCGCGGTCATGGTGTAGGCGAGCGAGCCGTCCGCCTTGAAGGTCCGGTCCTGGAGGACGATGGGGACCTCGTATTCGCCCCGCGGCAGCCCGAGCCGGTCGTCGGCGGGGTCGCGGACGACATAGAGGCCGGCCAGACCCGCGTAGACGTTGACGCTGGTCATCCCCATGCCGTGATCGTGGTACCAGAGCAGGCACGAACGGTCGTGGTTGGTGTAGGCGCAGATCGCCTCGTTGGGCTTGACGCGGCTCGGGTCCAGGGTGGTGTAGGACTCGGCGTGGAAACCGTCCGGGCTGTACGACTGCAGCGGCATCCCGTCGGACTGCGGTGCCGTGAAACCGCCGTGCTGGTGCACGACGTTCCACACGTTGAGGTTCCGGGGGAAGGGCGCTCGGCTCTCGTAGGGGGGCGGAGCGATCGGGGCGAGCTGGGGGTCCCCGTTGTGGATCTTGTCGATCACGTCCTGGAACAGGTGCGTGGTCGGCAGGTGGTTGCGGTACTTGACGACCGTCGGGCGGTCCCTCGTCACGTCGAGGGTCGGCCCGAGGTAGCCCATGCCGATCGGCTTGCGGGGGTCGTGCGGGTTCGTGGCCCAGTAGCCCCACACGGTCGCCGGCCCGAGATCCCGGTGGAAGCGCCAGGAGCCCTGCCGCATCGTGATCTCGTAGTAGTCGGCGCCCGGATAGGCGGACGGATCCGGGACGGCCGTCAGCGGCCTGGGCAGCGGGTCGACGAACTTCGCCAGCGGAGGGGTGTGCGGCACCGCGGTGTCCGCGGCCGCCGCCCCGTGACCGTCCGACGCGTACGCCTGCGCTCCCAGAACACTCCGCGGAAGCGCGACCGCGCTGCCCAGGGCACCGGCCATGAGGAATTTCCTTCGCCCGAACATTTCTCCCGCTTTCCCTCGCCACGCGCAAGCCCCCAGGGATACAGGGACGGTTCGGCGCGCCGCCACAAAATTCCGCCTTGGTCCGGGAAAGCCACTCATTCGAGCCGGTCCGGGCGATAATTCTACGGGCTCCGAATTCGGGTCGAACGATTACCGCACATCCGAATACACATAAACCCATCACGCCCGGTGCGGCCCTTTATGAATACCGGCGGGCCCGGCGGCCCGGCACCCCGGCGGCTCCGCGCGGCGGGAGCGTCCCCGGCGGGGCCGCCAGGCCCTGTCCCCGGCGGGGCCGCCAGGCCCTGGGTCACCGGCGACCGCCCGCACGCGGAATTGACGGGATCCGGACACCCGGGCCCGGTCTTCGGACAACCCGGCCCGGTTTTCTGTCGCAGGCCTGCCGGACCGGCTCCCCCCGATGGCACGCTCACTCGCGCCACCCCCACCCGCGAAGGAGTTCCCGTGCCCCACCCCACGCCCTCCCGCCGCGCCCGCCTCGCAGCCGCCGCCCTCCTCGGCGCCGCCCTCGCCCTCACCGCCGGCACGGCGACGGCGAACACCACGCCCACGGCACCCACCGCCACCGGTACGGGCACCGGCACCGCCACCGGCACCGGCACCGGCACCGGCACCGGCACCGGCCAGTACTCCGGCACCGTCCCCCTCGGCACCACCCCCGCCGGCGCCACCTACCAGCTCCGCGACCCCTCCCGCGGCGACCAGCGCACCCTCGACGCCCTCAACCAGACCTCCGGCCCCGGCGTCCTGTTCACCGACTCCGACAACGTCTGGGGCACCGGCCTGCCCTCCAACCGCCAGACCGCCGCCGTCGACGTCCACTACGCCACCGCCGTGACCTGGGACTTCTACCGCGCCGCCTTCAACAGAAGCGGCGTACGCGGCGACGGGGCCGCCACCACCTCCCGAGTCCACTACGGGACCAACTACGGCGGCGCCTTCTGGGACGCGAGCTGCGCCTGCGTCTCGTACGGCGACGGCACCACCCCCGGCCGCCCGCCGACCTCGCTCGACATCGTCGGCCACGAGCTCGCCCACGGCCTGATCGGCTCCACCGCCAACTTCACCGCCGCCGGAGAGCCCGGCGCCCTCGGCGAGGGCACCGCCGACATCCTCGCCACCGCCGGCGAGTTCTTCGCCGAGAACAAGGCCGACGTCGGCGACTACCTCCTCGGCGAGCGCGTCTACGACGGCCCGCCCCGCCGCATGGACCGCCCCAGCGCCGACGGCGTCTCCCGTGACTACTGGTCCGCGGACATCGGCAGCCTCGACCCGCACGCCGCCTCCGGCCCCGCCCGCCACTTCTACTACCTCCTCGCCGAGGGCAGCGGCCCCAAGGAGATCAACGGGGTCGCCTACGACTCCCCCACCCACGACGGCTCCAAGCTCCTCGGCATCGGCCGCGACCGGGCCACCCGGATCTGGTACCGGGCCCTGACCCTGCACATGCGGTCCTCCACCAACTACGCCGCCGCCCGCACCGCCACCATCCAGTCGGCCATCGAGCTCTACGGCGCCGCCGCCCCCGAGGTCGCCCGCGTCGCCGCCGCCTGGAAGGCCGTCAACGTCGGCTGACCCGGCCCACGGCGCCGGGAGGGGCCCACCCGTGACACCATCGGGGACGTGCTCGACATCGGCTACTCCCTCTCCCGGCGCTTCCCGGACCCCCCGCAGACCGACTACCGCTCGGCGGACGTCCGGACCCTGCGACACGACCTGTTCTGCGGCGACGTCTACCTCGCGGACACCGTCAAGGACACGGAGGTGTCCACAGCCTGGGGATGGGTGCCGGTCCTCGACTTCGCCTGGGCCCTGTGCGACATCGTCGAGAAGCTCGACGAGGACCCCCGCGGCAGCCGCTCCGCCAACCGCCAGTACGCCGAACTCGACTTCACCGAATCCGCGGACCGGATGCTCTTCGAGCGCCGCTTCGGCTGGGTCGACATCGAGGCCGACTGGATGGACCCGGAGGAGCCCCCGCTGACCTTCAGCCACCGCCTGCTGCGCCGCGAGGCCCGCGACTTCCTCCACGACCTGATCGCGGACCTCATCGACATGCACGACGGCCTGGCCGACAACCCGGTCATCTGGACGCTCCAGTCCCGCTTCCCCCGCGTCCCGGCGTAACCCCGACCGAGCAGGCCGACGGGGACCCCCGGGACGCCCGGCGCCCCCGGACCCCGGCACCCCCGACGCCCGGGACCCCGGCACCCCCGGCGCCCGGGAGGCGGCGCAGTCACGCCCCGTCTACCCCTCCACCCGGAGCCCCAGCTGCGCCGCCAGGGCCGGGGCCAGGTCGAACAGCTGCGCCGGGCTGATCACCGCCCCGGACAGGGCCTCCACCCCGCGCGCGATCCCCAGCTCCGACGCCGCCCGCAGGTCCACGTCCGCCATCCGCGCCCCCGTGAAGTCCGCTCCCCGCACCACGCAGCCCCGGAACTCCACCCGCTCCAGCACCGCACCCCCGAAGTCCGGCTCCACCAGCACGCACCCGTCGAAGACCACGTCCTTCAACCGCGCCGTCCGCAGGTTGAGGTAGTCGATCTTCCCGCCCCGTACGAGCACCCGCTCCAGCACCGCCCCGTGCAACTGCGCCCCGCCGAGCCGCGCCTCCACCAGCTCCACGTCCCGCAGCGACGCCCCCGCCAGATCCGTCCCGACTCCCCGGACCCCCTCCAGCACCGAGTCCAGGATCCGCGCCTTCGCCAGCCCCGCCCCGTCCAGCGCGCACCGGCGCAGCGCGCAGTCCATGAACCGCGCCCCGACGCCCTCCTGCCCCGCCAGATCGAGGTCCGCGAACTCCAGTCCGTCGTAGTCCCCGTCCGGCTCCAGTCCACCGCCCTCCCACGCCACCAGCTCCGGCAGCCGGACCTCCGCCCGCCTCGCCGCCCTGACCGCTCCGGCCGCCTGCCCGCGCACCCGCTCGTTCCGCACCATCCCCCCATCGTGACCCACGGGACCGACAACGGGACGCCCTTGACCTCAACCACGCTTCAGGTCACAGGCTGGCCGCATGGACACCATGCGCGCCATCCGACTCCACGCCTTCGGCCCCGCCGAGAACCTCTCCTACGAGACCGTCCCCCGCCCCGTCCCCGGCCCCGGCCAGGTCCGCATCGCCGTCGCCTCCGCCGGCGTCCACCTCCTCGACGTCAACCTCCGCAAGGGCATCGAGGGGCCCCCGGCACCCCTGCCCGCACTCCCCACCACCCCCGGTCGCGAAGTCGCCGGCACCGTCGACGCCCTCGGCCCCGGCACCGATCCCGCCTGGCTCGGCCGGACCGTCGTCGCCCACCTCGGCTTCGCCCCGGGCGGCTACGCCGAGTACGCCGTCACCGACGCCGGCCGCCTCCACCCCGTCCCCGAGGGCCTCGACACCGCCCAGGCCGTCACCATGATCGGCACCGGCCGCACCACCCTCGGCATCCTCCAGTTCGCCGACCTCGGCCCCGGCTCAGTCGCCCTGATCACCGCCGCGGCCGGCGGCATCGGCACCCTGCTCGTCCAGTACGCCAAGAACGCCGGCGCCACCGTCGTCGCCCTCGCCGGAGGCCCCGCCAAGACCGCCCTGGCCACCGCCAACGGCGCCGACCTCGCCGTCGACTACACCACCGACGACTGGGCCGACACCGTCCGCGCCCACCACCCCGACGGCGCCACCGTCCTCTTCGACTCCGTCGGCGGCGCCACCGCCCGGACCGCCCTCGGCCTCCTCGCCCCCGGCGCCCGCCACCTCGTCCACGGCCGCTCCTCCGGCCCCCTCACCCTCACCGGAGCCGAACAGGACGACCTCACCGCCCGCGGCATCACCACCCGGGGCGTCCTCGGCCCCGCCATGCTCGAAGCCGTCGGAGCCCCCGACCCGATGCGCGTCCTGGAAACCCGAGCCCTCGAAGAAGCCGCCACCGGCCGGCTGCGCCCCGCCGTCCAGCGCTACCCCCTGGCCGAAGCCGCAGCTGCCCACCACGCCCTCGAAACCCGCGCCACCACCGGCAAGGTCGTCCTGGAGCCCTGACCCGCCTGCACACCGTCCCCCGCCGGATCCCGCCCGATCCCGCCCGGCCCGCCGGGATCCGCGGGGAGCGCTCACCCCTCCCCGCCCAGCTCCGCCAGCTCCCCGCCCGTCAGCCGGTACACCGACCACTCCTCCTGCGGCCGCGCGCCCAGGGCCTCGTAGAAGGCGATCGACGGCGCGTTCCACTTCAGCACCGACCACTCCAGCCGCCCGTACCCCCGCTCCCCGCAGATCCGCGCCAACTCCCGCAACAGCGCCTTCCCGTACCCGCCCCCGCGCGCACCCGGCCGTACGTACAGGTCCTCCAGGTAGATCCCGTGCGCCCCGAGCCACGTCGAGAAACTCAGGAACCACACCGCGAAGCCGACGACCTCGCCCTCGGCCGTCTCCGCGACGTGCGCGAACGCCGCCGGGCGCTCCCCGAACAGCGCCTCCTCCAGCTGCGCCTCCGTCGCCCGCGCCTCGTGCGGCACCCGCTCGTACGCGGCGAGTTCGCCGATCATGGCGCGGATGACGGGCACGTCGGCGACTTCGGCCTCTCGAATCAACATGCCCGCAGCCTAGGCACGCCCCGTCGGCGCCCCCCACGACCCGCACCCCCACGACTCGCACCCCCACCGGCCGCCGCCCATCCCGATCGCCACACACGACCCGCTCACCCTGCGCGACCCACTCACCCCACTCACCCCACTCACCCCGCGCACCCGATGCGCCCCGCACGCCCCAACAGCACCTCCGCCACCGCCACTTCCCGCTCCGGCAGCGCCACCTCCCCGTCCTCCACCTCCCACAGGCCGTTCTGCAGCACCCGCCCGAGCGTCCACGCCCGAGCCCGCTCCCGGTCCAGCCCCACCACCTCCGTCAACAGGTCGAACCGCCACCCGACCTCCTCCACCCGGAACCCGTTCACCAACGCCGGCAGCAACTCGAACCCCGGGTCCCCCGCCAGCGGCTTCGGATCGATCGCCAGCCACGGCTCCCGCTCCGCCGCCAGCACGTTGTCGAAGTGCAGGTCCCAGTGCAGCAACCGGTCCCCCGGCTCCGCCGCCACCTCCGCCAACGCCGCCGCGCAGTCCCGCAGCAGCCGCCGCTCCCCCGCGTCGGCCAGCCGCCCGGCCGCCTCCGGCACCCCCGCCAGCAGCCCCTCCGCGACCTCGCCCAGCCCCCGCAGCCCCTGCGGCGCCCGCACCGACGTCAGCCGCGCCAGCAACTGCGCCACCACCGTCACCGCCGCCCGCGGCTCCCGCTCCACCAGCCCCGACAGGTGCCGCCCCGCGTCCAGCCGCTCCAGCAGCAACGTCCCCGTCGGCCCGTCCCACTCCAGCAGCCGTACGCAGCCCCGCCCGTCCCACGCGCGCAGCGCGACCGGCTCCCCCGCGCTCTCCTCGTCCGGGACCAGCAGCTTCAACGCCGCCTCCGTACCGTCCGCCCGCACCACCGGCAGCACCAGGGCCGTCATCCCGTGCATCGCGGGCCCCGCCACCCGCAAGCCCCACCGCTCCAGGAACTCCGCCACCCGCCCCGGCAGCCCCTCGACGAACTCCCGTCCCGCCGCGCCGCCGTACCGCAGCTGCACCTCGACCAGCCCCGCCGGAATCTCGACCCCGGCCCCGTCCCTACGCGGCAACGCCCGCCTCCTGGAGGGTCCGCGCGAACCCGGCCGCGTCGAACATCGACCCGTCCTTCGCCCCCACCGGCTTCCCGTCCACCAGCACCGCCGGCGTCCCCCGCATCCCCGTCGTCTCGAAGGCCTCCTCCGCCCCGGCGACCCACCCCGTGTGGGTCCCCTCGGCCACGGCCCGGTCGAAGGCCTCCCCGCGCAGCCCCGGCACCCGGTCGGCGATCCGCAGCAGCAGCTCGTCGGTGAACCTCCCCTGCGGCTGGCTCGCGAAGACCGCCGCGTGGTACTCGGCGAACTTCCCCGCGTCCACCGACGCCCGCAACGCGTTCACCGCCTTCACGGAACCGCTCGCCCCGCCCTGGTCGAGGAAGGAGGCCAGCAGGTACTCGATCCTCACCTTGCCCTCGTCCGCCAGCTTCAGCAGCGTCTCCCCGCCCTCCGACTCGAACTTCGCGCAGGCCCCGCACCGCGGGTCCACCAGCACCTGAACGGTGCGCGGCGCCCCGGGCCGCCCCACGACGACCTTCGCCCCGTCCACGGCGGCGGGCAGCCCCGCGAGCCGGTCCGCCATCGGGCTGGTCCGCACGGCCGACAGGTCCGACGCCGCCGTGTCCGAGGCCGCGCCGCCCCCCGCTCCGCAGCCCGCCACCGCGCCGCCCAGCAGCGCCGCCGCCGCGACCGCCGCCAGGACCCGTCCCGCGCGCCCTGTCCTCCGTACACCCAGCTTCACCCGACGACACCCTCTCCATAAAGAACTCATAAACCGTAAAACCGACAAACCCCCCTCGACACCCTACGCAACGCCCCGCACCCCCCACATCGGCCATCCGGCCTGCCAACGCCCTCCGAAACACGACACCCCGCCCCTGGACACCCCTCGAACAGCCCGTGTACCAACTCCCCCATGACGATCAACGGCGGTATCTCCTTCTGGTACGCGACCGACACCACCGCCCCCCAGCCACCCCGCGCCCCCCTCACCGCCGACGCCACGGCAGACGTCGTCATCGTCGGCGGCGGCTACACCGGCCTGTGGACGGCCTACTACCTCAAGCGCGCCGCCCCCGACCTCCGCATCACCCTCCTGGAGCAGAAGTTCTGCGGCTACGGGGCCTCCGGGCGCAACGGCGGCTGGCTCTACAACGGCATCGCCGGACGCGACCGCTACGCCGCCCTCCACGGCCACCGGGCCGCCCTCCGCCTCCAGCACGCCATGAACGACACCGTCACCGAGGTCATCGACACCGCCGCCAAGGAGGGCATCGACGCCGACGTCCACCGCGGCGGAGTCCTCGAAGTCGCCCGCACCCCCGCCCAGCTCACCCGCCTCAAGGCCTTCCACGCCGCCGAACTCGGCTTCGGCGAGAGCGACCGGGTCCTCTACGACGCCACCGACACCCGCGCCCACATCGACATCGCCGACGCCGTCGGCTCCAGCTGGACCCCGCACGGAGCCCGCATCCACCCGCTGAAGCTGGTCCGCGGCCTGGCCGCCGCCTGCGAACGCCTCGGCGTGGTCATCCACGAGTCCACCCCCGTCACGGAACTCGCCCCCCGCCGGGCCGTCACCCCGTACGGCACCGTCCGCGCCCCGTACGTCCTGCGCTGCACCGAGGGGTTCACCGCCGCCCTCAAGGGCCAGAAGCGCACCTGGCTCCCCATGAACTCCTCGATGATCGTCACGGCGCCCCTCCCGCGGTCCGCCTGGGACTCCCTGGGCTGGTCGGACCGGGCCGTCCTCGGAGACATGGCCCACGCCTACATGTACGCCCAGCGCACCGCCGACGACCGCATCGCGATCGGCGGCCGCGGCATCCCGTACCGCTTCGGCTCGCGCACCGACAACGACGGCCGCACCCAGCCGGCCACCATCGCCTCCCTGTCCTCCCTCCTCTTCTCCTTCTTCCCGCAGCTCACCGGTACGGAGATCACCCACGCCTGGTCGGGCGTCCTCGGCGTCCCCCGCGACTGGTGCGCCACCGTCACCCTGGACGCCACCACGGGCCTGGGCTGGGCGGGCGGCTACGTCGGCTCCGGCGTGGCCACCGCCAACCTCGCCGCCCGCACCCTGCGCGACCTGGTCCTCGGCGAGACCACCGACCTGACCGCCCTCCCCTGGGTCCACCACCGCGTCCGCCGCTGGGAGCCCGAACCCTTCCGCTGGCTCGGCGTCCACGCCCTCTACGCCGCCTACCGCGAGGCGGACCGCCACGAATCGACCACCCACCGCCCCACGACAACCCCCCTGGCCCGCCTGGCGGACCGCATCTCGGGGCGCGGCTGAGGCACGCGAAAGGCCCCGGACCAAAGCGGTCCGGGGCCTTCGGAAGCAGAGCCCCCTGTCGGATTCGAACCGACGACCTACGCTTTACAAGAGCGTTGCTCTGGCCAGCTGAGCTAAGGAGGCAGGGCCGCCATCACTCTACACAGCGCCCTCTCCCCCAGGCCATCGTGTTGATCCCGCCGATACCCGCCACCCCGCCCGCGATCCGGCCCGTCAGATTGCTGACAGGAGGCGTCCGGGCGGGTAGCGTCGGGCGGAGTCCAGTCAGCTGGACTAGACCTTCCACTCGGATCGTCCGGCACGTTCCTGCCGGTAGAAGGGATTCACCACCATGGCTTCTGTGACTTTCGACCGCGCGACCCGGCTCTACCCGGGCGGCGACAAGCCCGCCGTCGACCAGCTGGAGCTGGAGATCGAGGACGGCGAGTTCCTCGTCCTCGTCGGCCCCTCCGGCTGCGGCAAGTCCACCTCCCTGCGCATGCTCGCGGGTCTGGAGGACGTCAACGGCGGCGCCATCCGCATCGGCGACCGCGACGTCACGCACCTGCCGCCCAAGGACCGGGACATCGCGATGGTGTTCCAGAACTACGCGCTGTACCCGCACATGACCGTCGCCGACAACATGGGCTTCGCGCTCAAGATCGCCGGCGAGGACAAGGCCACCATCCGCCGCAAGGTGGAGGACGCGGCGAAGATGCTGGACCTCACCCAGTACCTCGACCGCAAGCCCAAGGCGCTCTCCGGCGGTCAGCGCCAGCGCGTCGCGATGGGCCGCGCCATCGTCCGCAAGCCGCAGGTCTTCCTCATGGACGAGCCGCTGTCGAACCTCGACGCCAAGCTCCGCGTGTCCACCCGCACCCAGATCGCCGCGCTCCAGCGCGACCTCGGGATCACCACCGTCTACGTCACCCACGACCAGGTCGAGGCCATGACGATGGGCGACCGCGTGGCGGTCCTCAAGGACGGTCTGCTGCAGCAGGTCGACACCCCTCGCAACATGTACGACCGGCCGGCGAACCTGTTCGTGGCCGGGTTCATCGGCTCCCCCGCCATGAACCTCGTCGAGGTCCCGATCACCGACGGCGGCGTGAAGTTCGGCGCGAGCGTCGTCCCGGTCTCCCGCGCGGCGCTGTCGGCGGCCGCGGACGCCGGCGACCGCACGGTCACCGTGGGCGTGCGCCCCGAGCACTTCGACGTCGGTGACGCGGGCGGTCTGACGATCACCGTCAACGTGGTCGAGGAGCTGGGCGCCGACGGCTACGTCTACGGCAGCGCCCTGCTCGGCACCGACAAGACCCCGCAGGACATCGTGGTCCGCGTGGGCGGCCGCCAGGTCCCGGAGAAGGGCTCGACGATGCACCTGGTGCCGCGCGCCGACGAGATCCACGTGTTCTCCACGTCCACCGGTGCCCGCCTGTCCGACTGACGCGCGCGCACTCACGCACGCACGCGCAGGAGGGGCGTCCCGCCAAGGGGCGCCCCTTCGGCGTCAGTTGTGGACCGCGGTGCGGGCCGGCGGCGCGGAGCCCGGCACCGGCAGCCGCACGGACGGGGGCACGAACCGCGGCAGACCGGGCCATTCGGCCGCACCCGTCAACCCTTGATTCGAAAAGCCGCGTCGAACCATCCCCCGACCGGGTGACTAAATGTCGCCAAATCCTCACCGAGCGCTACTCTCGCCCTCGTGACCCACACTGCCCGCCGAATCGGCCGTTCCCTCGCCCTGGTCCTGCCCGTCGTCCTGGTCCTGTCCGGGACCCTCGCGGTCACGATGGTCCCCTGGGCGGACAACTCCCCTTCCCAGATCCTGACCGCCTCCGCCGAGGACGTCTCCGTCCCCGCGAAGCCGCGCGCCGCGCAGGACGTGCTGCGCGACCGGCTGCTCGGTGAAATCCGGCAGGGCGAGGAGCCGGGTGACGTCCTGACCCACCTCCAGCAGGAGGTGGACAGGCGTCCTTCGCTCGCCGACCACTGCGTGGGCATCGCGCGGGCCCTGGGCCGGGCCGCCGTGGACGCGTACGGGCCCACGAAGGCCCAGTCGTTCGCGCGCCCGGTGTGCGACACCTCGTACGCCTCGGGTGTCGCCTCGATGGGCTGACGCCCGCCGCGCCTGCCTCCGCCGGGGCAGGGGCCGTCCCTACGCTGGCGGCCATGAGCGATGTTCCCCCCGCACCTCCCGTTTCATCCCAACCCATCGACCGCGCGGCCGCGTTCCCGGCCTCGCCCACCCAGGCGGTCATCCTGGCGGGCGGCCAGGGATCGCGGCTGCGGCCGTATACGGACGACCGTCCGAAGCCGATGGTCGAGATCCCCGGGACGGGACTGCCGATCATCGGGCACCAGCTGGCCTGGCTGG
Protein-coding sequences here:
- a CDS encoding multicopper oxidase family protein gives rise to the protein MAGALGSAVALPRSVLGAQAYASDGHGAAAADTAVPHTPPLAKFVDPLPRPLTAVPDPSAYPGADYYEITMRQGSWRFHRDLGPATVWGYWATNPHDPRKPIGMGYLGPTLDVTRDRPTVVKYRNHLPTTHLFQDVIDKIHNGDPQLAPIAPPPYESRAPFPRNLNVWNVVHQHGGFTAPQSDGMPLQSYSPDGFHAESYTTLDPSRVKPNEAICAYTNHDRSCLLWYHDHGMGMTSVNVYAGLAGLYVVRDPADDRLGLPRGEYEVPIVLQDRTFKADGSLAYTMTAQQGEDTPVVNGKAYPFLAVEQRRYRLRVLNASNERFWRLMFSVPRDVLPQPTLPFWLIGTDGGFRAPLQMLNFLISPAERYDLIVDFSRMPVGTKVKLMNYNAPVHFPGGDGPDITDVMEFHVVKPPSGGADRTTPPRELALPEVERIEVKPHTRRREWVLYQHKLFSTMTFNAVPFMEPSQDFIEAGSTEIWEYINPNHDAHPMHVHLVNFQVLNRQPIDAAAYQDDYEKWIDGGRKPEDRPVLANHLTGPPIPPDPDEARSDKDTVKSYPETVTRIVIREFTPPTETIAGIPGSGAELPATYVHHCHILEHEDDDLMRPWTIVGPDGHHDDGHHDDGQPGGGHPDGHGHGHGR
- a CDS encoding M4 family metallopeptidase; its protein translation is MPHPTPSRRARLAAAALLGAALALTAGTATANTTPTAPTATGTGTGTATGTGTGTGTGTGQYSGTVPLGTTPAGATYQLRDPSRGDQRTLDALNQTSGPGVLFTDSDNVWGTGLPSNRQTAAVDVHYATAVTWDFYRAAFNRSGVRGDGAATTSRVHYGTNYGGAFWDASCACVSYGDGTTPGRPPTSLDIVGHELAHGLIGSTANFTAAGEPGALGEGTADILATAGEFFAENKADVGDYLLGERVYDGPPRRMDRPSADGVSRDYWSADIGSLDPHAASGPARHFYYLLAEGSGPKEINGVAYDSPTHDGSKLLGIGRDRATRIWYRALTLHMRSSTNYAAARTATIQSAIELYGAAAPEVARVAAAWKAVNVG
- a CDS encoding pentapeptide repeat-containing protein; amino-acid sequence: MVRNERVRGQAAGAVRAARRAEVRLPELVAWEGGGLEPDGDYDGLEFADLDLAGQEGVGARFMDCALRRCALDGAGLAKARILDSVLEGVRGVGTDLAGASLRDVELVEARLGGAQLHGAVLERVLVRGGKIDYLNLRTARLKDVVFDGCVLVEPDFGGAVLERVEFRGCVVRGADFTGARMADVDLRAASELGIARGVEALSGAVISPAQLFDLAPALAAQLGLRVEG
- a CDS encoding zinc-binding dehydrogenase, whose amino-acid sequence is MRAIRLHAFGPAENLSYETVPRPVPGPGQVRIAVASAGVHLLDVNLRKGIEGPPAPLPALPTTPGREVAGTVDALGPGTDPAWLGRTVVAHLGFAPGGYAEYAVTDAGRLHPVPEGLDTAQAVTMIGTGRTTLGILQFADLGPGSVALITAAAGGIGTLLVQYAKNAGATVVALAGGPAKTALATANGADLAVDYTTDDWADTVRAHHPDGATVLFDSVGGATARTALGLLAPGARHLVHGRSSGPLTLTGAEQDDLTARGITTRGVLGPAMLEAVGAPDPMRVLETRALEEAATGRLRPAVQRYPLAEAAAAHHALETRATTGKVVLEP
- a CDS encoding N-acetyltransferase family protein, with product MIREAEVADVPVIRAMIGELAAYERVPHEARATEAQLEEALFGERPAAFAHVAETAEGEVVGFAVWFLSFSTWLGAHGIYLEDLYVRPGARGGGYGKALLRELARICGERGYGRLEWSVLKWNAPSIAFYEALGARPQEEWSVYRLTGGELAELGGEG
- a CDS encoding aminoglycoside phosphotransferase family protein, yielding MPRRDGAGVEIPAGLVEVQLRYGGAAGREFVEGLPGRVAEFLERWGLRVAGPAMHGMTALVLPVVRADGTEAALKLLVPDEESAGEPVALRAWDGRGCVRLLEWDGPTGTLLLERLDAGRHLSGLVEREPRAAVTVVAQLLARLTSVRAPQGLRGLGEVAEGLLAGVPEAAGRLADAGERRLLRDCAAALAEVAAEPGDRLLHWDLHFDNVLAAEREPWLAIDPKPLAGDPGFELLPALVNGFRVEEVGWRFDLLTEVVGLDRERARAWTLGRVLQNGLWEVEDGEVALPEREVAVAEVLLGRAGRIGCAG
- a CDS encoding DsbA family protein; its protein translation is MKLGVRRTGRAGRVLAAVAAAALLGGAVAGCGAGGGAASDTAASDLSAVRTSPMADRLAGLPAAVDGAKVVVGRPGAPRTVQVLVDPRCGACAKFESEGGETLLKLADEGKVRIEYLLASFLDQGGASGSVKAVNALRASVDAGKFAEYHAAVFASQPQGRFTDELLLRIADRVPGLRGEAFDRAVAEGTHTGWVAGAEEAFETTGMRGTPAVLVDGKPVGAKDGSMFDAAGFARTLQEAGVAA
- a CDS encoding NAD(P)/FAD-dependent oxidoreductase — its product is MTINGGISFWYATDTTAPQPPRAPLTADATADVVIVGGGYTGLWTAYYLKRAAPDLRITLLEQKFCGYGASGRNGGWLYNGIAGRDRYAALHGHRAALRLQHAMNDTVTEVIDTAAKEGIDADVHRGGVLEVARTPAQLTRLKAFHAAELGFGESDRVLYDATDTRAHIDIADAVGSSWTPHGARIHPLKLVRGLAAACERLGVVIHESTPVTELAPRRAVTPYGTVRAPYVLRCTEGFTAALKGQKRTWLPMNSSMIVTAPLPRSAWDSLGWSDRAVLGDMAHAYMYAQRTADDRIAIGGRGIPYRFGSRTDNDGRTQPATIASLSSLLFSFFPQLTGTEITHAWSGVLGVPRDWCATVTLDATTGLGWAGGYVGSGVATANLAARTLRDLVLGETTDLTALPWVHHRVRRWEPEPFRWLGVHALYAAYREADRHESTTHRPTTTPLARLADRISGRG
- a CDS encoding sn-glycerol-3-phosphate ABC transporter ATP-binding protein UgpC, with protein sequence MASVTFDRATRLYPGGDKPAVDQLELEIEDGEFLVLVGPSGCGKSTSLRMLAGLEDVNGGAIRIGDRDVTHLPPKDRDIAMVFQNYALYPHMTVADNMGFALKIAGEDKATIRRKVEDAAKMLDLTQYLDRKPKALSGGQRQRVAMGRAIVRKPQVFLMDEPLSNLDAKLRVSTRTQIAALQRDLGITTVYVTHDQVEAMTMGDRVAVLKDGLLQQVDTPRNMYDRPANLFVAGFIGSPAMNLVEVPITDGGVKFGASVVPVSRAALSAAADAGDRTVTVGVRPEHFDVGDAGGLTITVNVVEELGADGYVYGSALLGTDKTPQDIVVRVGGRQVPEKGSTMHLVPRADEIHVFSTSTGARLSD